A segment of the Butyrivibrio fibrisolvens genome:
CCAGAATGTATTATCTAAAAATATACGCTATAGATGTATTATTGACAAATATACATATATAGCGTATATTTTATATTGTAAACGATATTACGTAGAATGAGGAGGGGAGTTAATCAAAGATTAACTCCAAAAGTGGCATCGCAAGCTCTGCCACTTCAACCATTAGCCGCTCGCGCTGCTCGCAACATGAGGTTTGTTTATGAAATACATAGCAATCATAGGTGACATCCGCTATTCTAAGCAGATATCTAACAGAGGTGCAATTCAATCAAAACTTAATAAAGTGCTTAAATCCATAAACGATAATTACAAAGAAGATATAGCTGCCAACTTTCTGATAACGCTTGGAGATGAATTTCAGGGCCTTCTTACAAGTACAGAGCACCTTCTGGAGATCATCAGATATATCCAGATGAGCATGTATCCTGTAGAGATAAGGTTCGGCCTAGGATGCGGCAAGATAACCACCAAGATCAATAAAGAAGCTGCTATAGGCGCTGACGGTCCTGCTTTCTATGCAGCAAGAAACATGATAGAACAGCTAAAACATGAAGAAAAAAAGCTAAAGCAGCAGGCATCAGATGTAAAGCTCTCGGTATATGAAAAAGACGATACTCTTCAGGTAGAACAGCTCAATACCTTTTTCAGAGTAAATAAACTTTTGGAAAACAAGTGGTCTACCGAGCAAAGAAATACAATAATGGAAATGAAGTACCATAAAGGAAGCCAGGAAGAAATTGCCAGAAGACTTGATACCACACAGGCAACCGTGGCAAGAAGACTTGTTGCGGGAAGTTATCTAACATACGAAGAAGTTGAAAGAGTAATCAATCTTACACTTGGGAATATAAAACTATGACTAAATATATACTTTTTCTATTAATTGGACATGTACTAGGCGATTTTTATTTTCAGACACAAAAGATATCTTCAAAAAAGGCAAAATACTATAAATGGGTCATCATCCATTCATTGGAATATCTGGCAACTATGCTGGCTATGGCAGTGATAGTATTTCACGTCGAAGCCATTATCATGGCTACATGTGCAGGAATAGTTCATTTCCTTATCGACACAGCCAAGTTTATATTTGTCAAAAAGACAAAGACCAAAAGGCAGTGGAATGTTTTCTGCCTGGATCAGATACTGCATGTAGTGAGCATTATTACTATGTGTTATTTCTTTGATAGATTCAGTTTGCAGATGAACACTACATTTGTAGATGCTGCAATTGCATCATGCGGCCTGGACAGCATCGTTACGCTGAAATGGATTCTTTCAGTGCTCCTGATCCTTAATCCTTCAAATATCATGATCCAGATGTTCCTTTCAGAATTCAAACCCATCGAAAGCCGCGGCCAGGACATCATAAACAGAGAGAAAAACGCCGGAAGAATGGTCGGCTCTTTAGAAAGGATCATAATGCTGATCCTCCTATTCAACCAGCAATACTCAGCCCTCGGCCTTGTTCTTACTGCTAAATCTATAACAAGATATAATAAGATAACAGAAGATAAGGCCTTCGCAGAATACTACCTTCTTGGAACACTTTTAAGCGTTCTGGTAGTACTGGTGATCGGACATTTGGTTCTTATATAGAGAAACATAAGAGTTCTTTGTAGAGCTACGATTTTTGAATATGTAGTAATTACGTTCTGTAATCTTACTTAGAATTGTATTTATGTAATTCTAAGGATGTACTAGATACATCCTATAATCTTCAGGCATTGTGATCCGCATGATAAGGGAGCGTTGGCGTATGGAGAAGATCAGACTTGGACAGATGTTTTTGATCTTATGCTGTATGATGTATCTAATATGGTGGCTTAAATCCTATCACCCCACCAAAGGCGATAACCACTATACCGGAACCAGCGGAATCATGCTTATAATAACCTCCCTGTTCGGTCTATTCGGTGCAGGCTTCGGCATGTCCGGAGTCCTTGACCTTTCTCCAGTAAACGGATTCATATCCGGCTACGTGATAATCGCCGCCGGAATTATCACATACCCTGTTTTATTCGTAATATTCCAATTCATCTTGAAAAGAGACACTACAACTGAGCTCTTTCTAATAGTCGGCTGGATAATGTTTGAAACAGCCGTTATAAACATTGCTTACGCTTTAGAAATAGTATCTATCCAAATAGTAATCATTTACATGGTTCTAGTCTTTGCCGCCGCAATCTCTAGTCTCTATTTCTATCTTCAATATTTCAAGGTTTCTCCTATAAGAGGCTATGTCTACGGTGCAATCCCCCTTATAACAGAAGCAGTATGTATGGCAATATACAACCTTATTACATAAGACGTATGCGTGACAAAATATAAAATTATTACAGAAGGCTATGAAGCATTTGGGCTCATAGTCTTTTCAATTTACGTCAACTTCTAGCCTGCTTTATCCATAAAAAATGTATAGCTTGCGGAAAATTCCGGAGGGCGGGCAGTTAATAAAGGATTTGGGAGCCTTTGAAAGTTTTTGTTACATTCAAGAGCTTGATAGATGGATTTATATATTCCCGTTTGGGATTCACATGTCCCCGCGAAGCGAGTTTGAATCCCGGAATATATAAATTCAGATATCATGCCTTGAATGTAAAAAACTTTCATGGTCCCCAAATCCTTTATTAACTGCCCACCCTCCGGAATTTTGTATACCAATACCATTTTTTATGATATTATATATGCGTAAATTGAATAAGACGGAAGGTGCTTGTGGGCCTCGATGCTGCACAAGTGAAAAGGGAAGCAGGTGTGAATCCTGCACGATCTCGTCACCGTATTTCAAGAGTTTCCTTCATATGCCACTGGATGATCCGGGAAGGCGAAGGAAGCGCTAAAGAATTGATAAGCCGGGAGACCTGCCTGTCGTCGTACATGGGTAACCAAGTCACGAGGAATTGACTGTACGAAGCATATAAGTAAATGCTATTTCGCATTTACTTTTTAAGCTGTGCAAAAATGTCTTCGCGATCCTTGCGAAGGCTTTTTTTATTCTGTGGAAAAATCTTTTTCCTAATGTGATTGGCGACGCATGTAAGTAGATTCAAAGAAGGAGAAAAGTATTATGAAAAAGAAACTATTGACGCTGCTTATGACATCAATGCTCGTTGTATCAGCAGTAGGCTGCGGCGACAAGAACGCAGACACAGCTTCCACAGCTGCAAACGAAAGTGCTTCAAATGATGCGACAGTAGAAGACACAACAAAAGAAAGCGATAGCGCTACTGAAGAAGTATCTGAAGAAGTGACTGAAGTCCCTTCTGTTAATGAATTTGGACTTGAAGATGGCGTTTACACAGCCACATTCACTACAGATTCAAGCATGTTCCACATCAACGAAGCTTACGGCGATAAGGGAACACTTACTGTAGAAGGCGGAGAGATGACTATCCATATCACACTTCCTTCACAGAACATAGTAAATCTTTTCCCAGGAACAGCTGAAGATGCTCAGAAGGACGGTGCTGTCCTCTTAGAGCCCACAATTGATGAAGTTACATATGAAGACGGTACTACAGAAGAAGTTTACGGCTTCGATGTTCCGGTGCCGGTTATAGATGAGGAATTCCCTCTTGCTCTTATCGGAACAAAGGGCGTATGGTACGACCACATGGTAGTTGTTTCTGATGTTACAGCTCAGGGAGAGGATGAAGACCAGATGGCTGCTGATAATGTTGCAGGTCTCATAGATGATATCTATGTTCAGACTTATACAGAAGACACTTATGAAAACTGTGAGAAGGCTAAAGAGGCCTGGGATGCTCTTACAGATGCACAGAAAGAGCTTGTAGAAGGCGAATTCGCTGATCCTGACTACTTCGGAAGAGATACAGGTGATGCTTCTCTTGACGATCCGCTTAACGGCGATGATATTGGCGAGAACGAGATCCTTGTAGTAAGCTTTGGTACATCTTTTAACGACAGCAGAGCTAAGGATATCGGCGGTATCGAAAAGGCTATAGCGCAGGCTTATCCTGACTGGTCAGTTAGACGTGCTTTCACAGCACAGATCATCATCAACCACATCTATGCTAGAGATGGCGAGAAGATCGATAACGTAGATCAGGCTCTTCAGAGAGCTGTAGATAACGGCGTAAAGAACCTTGTAATTCAGCCTACACACCTTATGCACGGCGCTGAGTATGACGAACTTGTTGAAACTCTTGATGAGTACAAGGATAAGTTCGAGTCAGTTGCAATTGCTGAGCCACTTCTTGGCGAAGTAGGAAGCGATGCAACAGTTATCAATGAGGACAAAGAGAGCGTTGCAAAGGCTATCACAGCAGCTGCTGTAGAGGAATCCGGATATGACAGTCTTGATGCTGCCAAAGAAGACGGCGTAGCATTCGTATTCATGGGACATGGTACATCTCACACAGCTAAGGTTACATACAGCCAGATGCAGACTCAGATGGATGAGCTTGGATACGACAACGTATTTATCGGAACTGTAGAAGGCGAGCCTGAAGAAACAGAGCTTTCAAACATCATCGAGAAGGTTAAGGAAAACGGTTATACAAAGGTTATCCTTCGTCCTCTTATGGTAGTTGCAGGCGACCACGCTAACAACGATATGGCAGGCGATGACGATGATTCCTGGAAGAGCGGCTTTGAAGCAGACGGAAGCTTCGATGAGATCGATTGCCAGATCGCAGGTCTTGGCGGAATTGAAGATGTTCAGAAACTCTATGTTGAGCACACAGGAGCTGTTATTAAGTAATTATCATGGTTAAAGAAAAAGTCAAAAATCTGGCGATCGTTGCCGGCCTTTTGCTGATTTTCTTTTCCATATGTTTAGGGGGATGCGGTACTATTTCCGATGGGGAATATACCGCATCCGTTCTGCTATCAGGAGGAAGCGGCAGAGCTTATATAGAAAGTCCCTGCAGCGTGACTGTAAAGGATGGCAAATCCACCGCCAGGATCGTATGGAGTAGCCCCAACTACGACTACATGATCGTTGACGGCGAAACATACTATCCTGTGAACCCGGAAGGTAACTCCGAGTTTGAGATCCCTATAACATTGGACAAGGAAATGCAGGTTCAGGCTGACACAACAGCCATGAGTAAGCCTCATTTAATTGAATACACACTTCTTTTTACTCTGGAAAAAGATTATGCGGATGGCACTTCGGAAAATGGCGAACAGGGAAGTGGTGCGACAGGTGGTCAAGGAAGCGGCAGTAATGCGGCAAATGGCCAAGGAAATGGCAGTGATGCAGATGGTAGCCAGGGAGACGGTAATGCAGGAAATAACCAAGGAGATGGCAGCAATTCCTCGGCTAATTCAAGTCTTAATCCGCCTTCTATAGAAGGCCTGACCTACGTATCTACAGATGAAAACTCATATGCTCAGTGCTACAGAATTCACAGATATGAAAGCGGCTTTGTTGTTATCAGCGTAGATGATGGCAGGAATTATCTTTTAGTACCTGAAGGACAAAAGACTCCTGAAAACTTAGGGCAGGACATAGTAGTCCTTGAAGGAAAGCTAGACAGGATATACCTGGCAGCATCAGCTGCGATGTGCCATTTCGATTCCTTATCCTGCGTGGACAGAATCTTATTATCAGGAATAGAGGAAGAAGACTGGTATATTGAAGCTGCTGCAAGCGCCATGAAAGACGGAACACTTAAATATGGCGGCAAATACAGCGCACCTGACTATGAGCAGATAGTTATGATGGACATAGATATTGCTGTAGAAAGCACAATGATCCTTCACGTTCCAAAGGTTCAGGAACAGCTTGAAGAGCTGGGCGTACCAGTTTTTATAGACAGATCAAGTTATGAGGAAGAGCCACTTGGAAGATGCGAATGGATCAAAGTCTACGGAGTTCTTACAGGCGAAGAAGAAAAAGCAGAAAGCGCTTTTGAAAGCCAGAAGGCTCAGGTAGAACAGATTGAAGATCTGGATGTTGAGGGAAAAAGCGTAGTATTGTTTTACCTAAATTCAAATCACCAGGTTGTTACAAGAACAGGCAATGATTATTTTGCTAAGATAATTGAAATGGCAGGCGGCGAGTATCTTGCACCTGTTGGAGACGACGGCGGCGCATCTCAGATGACTATAAGCATAGAGGCTTTTTATGAGTATGCTTCTGATGCGGATATTCTGATCTATAATGCGACGATCGAATCGGTTCCGGAGTCTTTGGAAGAGCTGATGGGAAGCGACGTGACATTTAAGGATTTCAAGGCTTTCCAGGAAGGAAACATATGGTACACAGATAAGTCGTTGTACCAGTTCTCTGATAAGACAGGAACTATCATAAGCGACTTGGCAGTAGTAATTGCCGGCGAGCAGGAGGAGACGGATTTCTTCCACAAGCTGCAATAAGGGAATCGAAGCTTCGCACATTTAAAAAGGTGAAGGCTTCGAGGATTCCTGAGGCTGACAGATAATAAATGATTTTGTTGTCATGAAAAATATATAAAATTCAAGGCATGATATCTGAATATTTATATTCAAGGGTCCGAAACTCGCTTCGCTCAGACATGCGGACCCTAAACTGAATATAAATATTCATCTATCAAGCTCTTGAATTTAATATATTTTTCAAAGACAAAAAAATCATTTATTATCTGCCATCCTCAGGAATCGTCAAGGTTTTTGTGGTTTAAATGTGCGAAGATTCTGATGATAAGTAAAAAAAATATTAGACAGTAGCAAATAATGAGGTACTAGATGAGTTTCGAGATTATAAAGCCTATGGAGATAGAAAAAGAAAGCTTTCGTATAATCGAGAAGGAGCTTGAACAGATGGGCAAGAGTTTTCCTAAGGAAATCATGCCGACTGTTCAAAGAGTTATACATACAACCGCTGATTTTGAGTATGCTGATACTCTTACTTTTTCTATAGATTGTATTCAAAAGGCAAAGAAGGCTATTATGGAAGGGGCACATATTGTTACGGATACGAATATGACTCTTTCAGGAATCAATAAAAAGATGCTTCAAAAATTCGGCGGCGATGTGCACTGCTTTATGGCTGATGAGGATGTCGCAAAGGAAGCTAAAGAAAGGGAAGTTACAAGAGCTATTGTAAGCATGGAAAAGGCTGCAAAGCTTGGTGTTCCAACTATCTTTGCCATAGGTAATGCACCAACTGCTCTTATTAGATTAAAAGAGCTTATAGATGATGGAGAGCTTAAGCCTGAACTTATCATTGGCGTTCCTGTTGGATTTGTAAACGTGGTTGAAGCTAAGGAACTGATAATGGAAAGTGATGTTCCTTATATTGTAAACAGGGGCAGAAAAGGCGGAAGTACAGTCGCTGCAGCAATCTGTAACTCGCTTCTTTATTCCGTTTCAGAGCGTGAGCTTTAAAATTTGGATTTTTTTGAAGATGATAAGTTCTTTTAAAAGGAATATTCTAAAGATAGAGAAAATTTTGTAAAGGAATACTCTGAATTAAGAAATTCTGTAAAAAATAAAAATTAGCTAGTATGAGGGTGTTATGGACAAGCTCTTTATTGAAAAGGGTGATAAGAAGCTTAGGATGGGCTTTACGACAGGTAGCTGTGCGGCGGCTGCCTCTAAAGCTGCGCTTATAATGCTGCTTACAAAGACCGATATTCATAATGTCAGCATTATGACGCCCAAAGGGATTGCCTATAATGCAGAAATTGTTGGTATAGAAAAAGGCCTAGATAATGGCTTTGTATCCTGCGCGGTCATAAAAGATGGCGGCGATGATCCGGATGTTACAACGGGATCGATGATATATGCAAAGGTAGAACTTAAAAATGAACCTGGAATCGTCATTGACGGCGGCGAAGGTGTTGGAAGAGTTACAAAGCCGGGGCTTGATCAGCCGATCGGAGAAGCTGCGATCAATTCTGTTCCGAGGAAGATGATCACTGATAATATATCTGCTGTTCTTAAAGAATACGAGCAGGAAAATAAGGGAGTTATAGTTACAATAAGTGTTCCGGGCGGCGAAGAGCTTGCTAAAAAGACATTTAATCCAAAGCTTGGCATCGTAGGCGGCATCTCGATTCTTGGCACAACCGGTATAGTAGAGCCTATGAGCGACGACGCGATAGTTCAGACTATAAAGACTGAAATCCGTGTCAGGAAAGCGGAAGGAAAGAAGATTTTAATGGCGGCTCCCGGCAATTACGGGATCACTTTTTTATCAGAAGTATATGGCATTGATGAAAAAAATGTTGTCATGACTTCCAACTTTATATATGACTCGGTGAGACTTGCTCTGGATGAGGGTTTTACAAAGATTCTTTTTGCAGGACATATTGGAAAACTTGTAAAAGTTGCAGGGGGCATTAAGAACACTCATTCAAGATATGGCGACCACAGAATGGAAATCTTGACGGACCTTTCGAAAAGGTATATGAGTGAAACTGATTTTGATAAGGTGAAAGATACACTGCCCGAATGTGTTATGACAGGTGAGGCGGTTAGAATTATAAATGAAACAGGCCATGGCGATATCGTTTTTGACAAAATGGCTGAGAATATCAAAGAATATATGGAAAAATGGAGCGATGGAAATATATCAGTTGAAGTGATCGTCTTCTCGGGAGAGAACGAAGAGCTGGTATCAACTGAAAATGCGCACACTTGGATAAAGGAAATTTAGATTATGGTACATTTTGTAGGTGCAGGTCCCGGAGCGAAGGATCTTATAACTTTAAGAGGAAAAGAGCTGATAGAAAAGGCGGATGTGATCATATATGCAGGATCTCTCGTAAATCCAGGGCTGCTTGATTATGCCAAAGAGGGGTGCGAGATCTATGACAGCAGTAAGCTAAATCTTGATGAAGTAATAGATATCATAAAAGCTGCGGAGGCTTCAAACAAGGATACAATCAGGCTTCACACAGGTGATCCTTGCATTTTTGGTGCAACAAGGGAGCAGATGGATATTCTGGATAAAGAAAAGATCGCTTATGATACAACTCCCGGCGTAAGCTCTTTTTGCGGAGCTGCAGCGGCTCTTAACATGGAGTACACGCTTCCGGGGATAACTCAAAGCGTCATCATTACAAGGATGGAAGGTCGCACCAAGGTTCCGGAAAAAGAAGCTGTGGAAGCCCTTGCTTCTCACGGATCTACCATGGTTTTCTTCCTATCCGCAGGTAATACCAAGACGCTTTCTGAAAGGCTTATAGCTGGTGGCCTTAGCCCAGATACGCCTTGCGCTATAGTCTATAAGGCAACATGGCCTGATGAGAAAAAAGTTGTGTGCAGATTGGATAACCTTTCTGAAAAAGCTAAAGAAAACGGCATAACTAAGACAGCCCTTATAATCGTTGGAAAAGCAGTGGCACAGAGCGGATATGAGCTTTCGAGACTCTATGCGGCTGACTTTACAACCGAATTCAGGCAAGGGACTGAAAATCGTACATAAATAGCCATCAGGAATCATCTAAAGATAGGTTGGTTAAATATGTACGGTGTTTGAATGCGTGAAAAAGAAGATATGCTTAAAGAAAAGAATATACAGAATAAATATAATAATGAGAATAGGATACGCCTGGTAACTGTGTTCATAGTTTTGATATTAGTTTCGCTTGCGGGCATAGTTCTGAACCTGTCTATTGGTAATGTAGATATAGACTTGAAGACGCTTGCAGGAGTGCTGTTTGGAGCAAATACGAATGACAAAATGGCGAGTATCATCCTGAATATCAGGCTTCCAAGGACTATCATGGCGTTTATCCTTGGAGGCGCGCTTGCTGTGTCTGGATTTTTGCTCCAGACGTTTTTTTCTAATCCTATTGCAGGTCCTTATATTCTAGGTGTGTCTTCGGGCGCGAAGATGATGGTCACAGTGCTGCTTATACTTGTTGCGGGCGGAGGATTTTATGTAAGAGGATATATGCTGATTGGTGCTGCCTTTGTAGGTTCGCTGATCACAACTTCTTTTATCATACTCATATCAAGAAGTGTTAAGAACATGGCGGCGCTGTTGGCTGCGGGTATCATGATAGGGTACATCTGCAGTGCGATCACTGACTTTCTTATAGCATTTGCTGATGACTCTGATATTGTGAATCTTCATAGCTGGTCACAGGGAAGCTTTTCAGGTTCAAATATGAACGGCGTTATATACTGCCTTGTGACTGTTTCCATAACTATGGTTTTAGTAATGCTTATGTCCAAAAAGCTTGATGCTTTCAGACTTGGCGAATCCTATGCCAGAAGCGTTGGCGTTAATGTTAAGCTTTGCAGAGTGCTTATAATCATGCTTTCATGCGTTTTGTCTGCTTGCGTTACAGCTTATGCAGGCCCTATTTCTTTTGTCGGAATAGCAGTTCCATTTCTTATGAGGGAGTCGCTTAGATCTTCAAAGCCGGTTGTACTGATACCTGCATCTTTCCTGGCAGGATCCATATTCTGCCTTGTTAGCGACCTTCTTTCAAGGATGCTCTTTGCACCGACAGAGCTTAACGTATCAGCGGTAACGTCTTTGTTTGGAGCGCCTATTGTAATCTTCATGATAATCAGGAGGCACAGGTTTGAAAATTAAAGAGCTGAAAGCTGGATATAACAAAAAGATAATAGTAAATAACCTGTCTCTTGAGATCAAAAAGGGTGAGATCATATCTCTGATAGGTCCAAACGGCGGCGGTAAATCGACTCTTTTAAAGAGCATTTCAGGTGAACTAAAAACGCTTGGCGGCGCTGTGATGCTGGATGATGAAGAAATCAAGAATATTCCTCTTAGAGAGATAGCAAAGCGCATGTCGATCGTTAATACAACAAGGGTGAGACCTGAGCACATGAGCGCTTTTGACGTTGTTTTATCAGGGAGACTTCCATATAGTGATCTTCTAGGACTTTACAAAAAAGATGATTATGATACAGCAGGTAGAGCCTGCGATCTTATGAATATTGCTGAGCTTAAGGAAAAGCCCTTTGCATCTCTTAGTGACGGGCAAAAGCAAAGGACGCTCATCGCAAGAGCTATATGCCAGGATCCTGAGTATCTGATCATGGACGAGCCTACGTCATATCTTGATATCAGGCACAGGCTGGAGCTTATGGATGTAATAAGAAAGCTGGCAAGTGAAGGCGTGACTATTGTTATGTCACTTCATGAACTTGAGCTTGCACTTGAGATATCGGACAGGGTTTTGCTTGTACAAAAAGATGGCGAGACGATATGTGAAGAGCCGGCAAAAGTCATTGAAAGCGGAATTATTAAAGAGCTTTATGAGCTTACGGATGAGATGTATGAGCGAGTTAAGAGGCATGTGGAAGTCTAGTTGTACGTGTAAAGATGTTTTATAGGTGAGTCTTCCTAAGATTGGCACTTAAATAAACAAAGAAATAGTTAATGAAGAATTCGAAAGAGAAAAAAGAGAAAAAGGATTTTGAATGGAACAAGCAAATTCAGGTAAGTATAAGTTCATATGCTTTACTGATACAGGAAAAGCTCTAATGGCACGACTTTCAGGTGAAGATGGCTTGAAGGTTGATAGCCTTAAGGACTGGACAAGGGATAATTTTGAGCAAGGGAATGTTCTTGTCTTTATAGGAGCCATGGGTATTGCTGTAAGAGCAATTGCACCTTTTTGTAAGGATAAGACCAAGGACCCGGCAGTTATTGTTATAGATGAAAAGGGAACTTTTGTGATACCGGTTCTTTCAGGGCATATCGGAGGCGGCGTTGAGGCTGCTAAGGAGATTGCTTCTAAGATAGGAGCTGTACCTGTTATTACAACGGCAACTGATGTAAATAATGAATTTGCTGTAGATGTTTTTGCAAAGAGTAACGGTCTTGGAATAAGCGATATGAAAAAGGCAAAGGAGTTTTCCATGACGCTTCTTGCTGGGCATGAGACGGAGTTTATAGTTACTCCTAATAAGCCGGAAAGAGATGCCCTATGTCTTATACCCAAATGTACTGTAATAGGAATGGGATGCAGAAAAGGTAAAAGCGTAGATGAACTCTATGAGTTTTTAAATGAAGTTCTTAATAAAAAAAGTATAGATATAAGATCCGTAAAAGCTTTGGTTTCTGCTGATAAAAAGAAGGATGAAGAGGGACTTATAGAACTTTCAAATCGACTTGGCGTTCCTTTTATCACATACTCATCAGATGTTCTGATGCAGCAGGAAGGGGAATTCGAGCATTCGGATCTTGTCATGGAAGTGACAGGTTCTGATAATGTATGCGAAAGATCTGTATGTGCCTATGGGTGTCATACCATCATCCAGAAAAAGACTAAGAAAGATGGCATGACATTGGCAATTGGAATGGTCGCTGTACAGATAAAAGGATAAGAGTTGATTTAAAACTTATATATAAAATGTGTTATATCCAGTTAAGATTTACTGGAGAAATAAAGCAATATTGTGAGAAATAAGATGGAGTAAGCAATATATGAATAGTGGTAAATTGTATGTTGTTGGTATAGGCCCTGGTAGTGAAGAGGATATGACTATAAGAGCGCGAAATACGCTTGAAAAGTGTGATTACATTTATGGTTACAAGGTATATTGCGATCTTGTGAAGCCTCTTTTCCCAGATAAAGAATATATTACAACGGCTATGACCGGCGAAGAGAAAAGGGTAGAGCTGGCTCTTTCTAAAGCTGCAGAAGGATATGACGTCGCACTTATATGTTCAGGTGATTCCGGAGTTTATGGAATGGCAGGCCTAGCATATGAGTTTGGTGCAAAGTTTCCTGATGTAAAGATCGAGATTATACCTGGCGTTACGGCGGCTCTGTCAGGTGCGGCGCTTCTTGGGGCTCCGCTCATACATGACTTTTGCCTTATAAGTTTAAGTGACAGGCTTACTAAGATGGAGCTTATTGAAAAAAGGCTCAGAGCTGCTGCCAGTGCTGATATGGTAATTGTTATCTATAATCCTGAAAGTAAAGGACGAAAGGGATACCTTTCGCATGCCTGCGATATTCTTATGGAAGTACTGCCGCCGGATAGAGTCTGCGGCATTGCAAGGAATATAGGGAGATCC
Coding sequences within it:
- the cobJ gene encoding precorrin-3B C(17)-methyltransferase; this encodes MNSGKLYVVGIGPGSEEDMTIRARNTLEKCDYIYGYKVYCDLVKPLFPDKEYITTAMTGEEKRVELALSKAAEGYDVALICSGDSGVYGMAGLAYEFGAKFPDVKIEIIPGVTAALSGAALLGAPLIHDFCLISLSDRLTKMELIEKRLRAAASADMVIVIYNPESKGRKGYLSHACDILMEVLPPDRVCGIARNIGRSEEERSVMTLNELKDAQADMFCTVFIGNSSTKDFSGFMVTPRGYAIENKIFNR
- a CDS encoding ABC transporter ATP-binding protein, coding for MKIKELKAGYNKKIIVNNLSLEIKKGEIISLIGPNGGGKSTLLKSISGELKTLGGAVMLDDEEIKNIPLREIAKRMSIVNTTRVRPEHMSAFDVVLSGRLPYSDLLGLYKKDDYDTAGRACDLMNIAELKEKPFASLSDGQKQRTLIARAICQDPEYLIMDEPTSYLDIRHRLELMDVIRKLASEGVTIVMSLHELELALEISDRVLLVQKDGETICEEPAKVIESGIIKELYELTDEMYERVKRHVEV
- a CDS encoding iron ABC transporter permease — its product is MREKEDMLKEKNIQNKYNNENRIRLVTVFIVLILVSLAGIVLNLSIGNVDIDLKTLAGVLFGANTNDKMASIILNIRLPRTIMAFILGGALAVSGFLLQTFFSNPIAGPYILGVSSGAKMMVTVLLILVAGGGFYVRGYMLIGAAFVGSLITTSFIILISRSVKNMAALLAAGIMIGYICSAITDFLIAFADDSDIVNLHSWSQGSFSGSNMNGVIYCLVTVSITMVLVMLMSKKLDAFRLGESYARSVGVNVKLCRVLIIMLSCVLSACVTAYAGPISFVGIAVPFLMRESLRSSKPVVLIPASFLAGSIFCLVSDLLSRMLFAPTELNVSAVTSLFGAPIVIFMIIRRHRFEN
- a CDS encoding cobalamin biosynthesis protein yields the protein MEQANSGKYKFICFTDTGKALMARLSGEDGLKVDSLKDWTRDNFEQGNVLVFIGAMGIAVRAIAPFCKDKTKDPAVIVIDEKGTFVIPVLSGHIGGGVEAAKEIASKIGAVPVITTATDVNNEFAVDVFAKSNGLGISDMKKAKEFSMTLLAGHETEFIVTPNKPERDALCLIPKCTVIGMGCRKGKSVDELYEFLNEVLNKKSIDIRSVKALVSADKKKDEEGLIELSNRLGVPFITYSSDVLMQQEGEFEHSDLVMEVTGSDNVCERSVCAYGCHTIIQKKTKKDGMTLAIGMVAVQIKG